In Rattus norvegicus strain BN/NHsdMcwi chromosome 1, GRCr8, whole genome shotgun sequence, a genomic segment contains:
- the Olr59 gene encoding olfactory receptor 51E2 isoform X1: MSSCNFTHATFMLIGIPGLEEAHFWFGFPLLSMYAVALFGNCIVVFIVRTERSLHAPMYLFLCMLAAIDLALSTSTMPKILALFWFDSREITFDACLTQMFFIHALSAIESTILLAMAFDRYVAICHPLRHAAVLNNTVTVQIGMVALVRGSLFFFPLPLLIKRLAFCHSNVLSHSYCVHQDVMKLAYTDTLPNVVYGLTAILLVMGVDVMFISLSYFLIIRAVLQLPSKSERAKAFGTCVSHIGVVLAFYVPLIGLSVVHRFGNSLDPIVHVLMGDVYLLLPPVINPIIYGAKTKQIRTRVLAMFKISCDKDIEAGGNT; this comes from the coding sequence ATGAGCTCCTGCAACTTCACTCACGCCACCTTCATGCTTATCGGTATTCCAGGACTGGAGGAAGCTCACTTTTGGTTTGGCTTCCCCCTACTTTCCATGTACGCTGTAGCATTGTTTGGAAATTGCATTGTGGTCTTCATCGTGAGGACAGAGCGGAGCCTGCATGCGCCCATGTATCTTTTTCTCTGCATGCTGGCAGCTATTGATCTGGCTTTGTCCACCTCTACAATGCCCAAGATTCTCGCCCTCTTTTGGTTTGACTCCCGGGAGATTACTTTTGATGCCTGTCTCACCCAGATGTTCTTCATTCACGCTCTCTCAGCAATTGAATCTACCATCTTGCTGGCCATGGCCTTTGACCGGTATGTGGCTATCTGCCACCCACTGCGTCACGCTGCTGTGCTCAACAATACAGTAACAGTCCAAATCGGCATGGTGGCTCTGGTCCGGGGATCCCTATTCTTTTTCCCACTCCCACTGCTGATCAAGCGACTGGCCTTCTGCCACTCCAATGTGCTCTCCCACTCCTATTGTGTTCACCAGGATGTGATGAAGTTGGCCTATACAGACACATTGCCCAATGTAGTCTATGGTCTAACTGCCATTCTGCTAGTCATGGGTGTAGATGTCATGTTCATCTCCTTGTCCTATTTCCTGATTATACGAGCAGTTCTGCAATTGCCTTCCAAGTCTGAGCGAGCTAAGGCATTTGGAACCTGTGTGTCACACATTGGTGTAGTCCTGGCTTTCTATGTCCCACTCATTGGCCTGTCAGTAGTGCACCGTTTTGGAAACAGCCTGGATCCCATTGTGCATGTTCTCATGGGCGATGTCtacctgctgctgcctcctgtGATCAATCCCATCATCTACGGTGCTAAGACCAAACAGATCAGAACACGGGTGCTGGCTATGTTCAAGATCAGTTGTGACAAGGACATTGAAGCTGGAGGAAACACGTGA